The Carassius gibelio isolate Cgi1373 ecotype wild population from Czech Republic chromosome A8, carGib1.2-hapl.c, whole genome shotgun sequence genome contains the following window.
CAACCAATGTTTCATCcagaataataaatgattatttgcCTCATCCGGATCGTTCAGGTCCTTCTGGCTTTTTGAACTTTTGGAAAGACTCTTTGGCTTGTTGTTGCCATCAAAACTGATGTACAAACCACCAAGTTCCTTCATTTTCAGACCTGTGTCAATGGCACTAGACAGCTGCATcctaagcaagaaaaaaaaaaaacaatttgacaTTTTCACACTAAATATAACTGAAATATTCCATATACATATTTAGTGAagagtataaaaatatttaagctCATATTTAAAAGTTTTGACTATTTCAAAATCAACAACAGCAGAAACAAGAACAACTTACAGAGGCTTTTTGGGAGCAAATAGCACTTTTGAATCTTCGTCATCATCGTCATCTTCGTCCTCATCAACAaaatcctcctcatcctcttcctcggTTTGCTTGGAATCAACATAATACTGGTCCTCAGACTGTAGTCCAGGTTTAGTGTCTATAACAAACAGTCCGTTACCGTGTGCCTCTGCTTCTCCTGACACCTGATTTCCATCGGGGCACATCACATCGTCATCACTCTGCACATCTTCAGCTTTATTTGAACAGCCTTCCTCCTCTGAAGACAGACCTTCATCAGCACTGTCTTCATCATCACTGCTGTCGAGTAAACTGATCATTTGTTTCTGGGGAGGAGATTTCTTAGACGTTTCCTCTGTGATGGTCAAATTTGTTTCAGTGTGTGAGCTTGTAGAAGGGCCTTCAAGGTCACTTTCAGTTGTCTTAACGGTGTCATTAGCTTCCTCATAAACAATCACACCTTTCTTTTCACAATCCACCTTGTCCTCATGCTGCTCAACCACAGCAGGTACAGGATCTTCTAGGGTGGGTTCTACCACACCCTCCTCTTGAAGTGTCAGTGTTTCAGTTCCACTGTCCTCCACCGGCTCAACATCTTGCATGCTCCTCTTGGGTTCCTGCATCTCAATGGCCTCAACCTGATCAAGAACTACAGTGGTATGTTCAGCTCCCTCCTCAATCATGGTGCACTCCTGAGCTTTACTGGTGTCCATGGTAATGGTGCTGTCCAGTTGATCTACTGTGTCTTCAGCTATATCTCCATCAGGTACTGGAATACTTTCATGATGAGGTTCAAGCCCCTTACCTGGTTCCTCAGGCATGTCAGCAGCTGTTGTAATGGTGTCACCTACATCAGAAGCCACTTTTGCTTTACTTCTTGTCCTGGTTACAGGAACCGCACGGCTACTACTTGCAGACCCAGTTCGGCTACTACAAGGAGTCCCCCTTCCTCTTTGATGGCTCGGGCTCCCCTGAGAGGTGCAGACATCAGTAGCTACCGATTCTGAATCAGATTCACCAACCAGAGTGTCAGGTTTGGGCTGACGCCTGGTGGATCTCCACGGACTCATGCTGGGACCAGACTTGTATCCATCAGAGTCATTTTTCTCATCATCTACCGTTTGGTGCCTATGTCTTCTCGTCCTGGACACTGGAGAAGAAGGGGTGTCTGTGGTTTCCTCAAAGCTCAAAGGGATCGGCTCAGTCGGTTTTACCTTCTGGTTTCGTGTAGATCTGCGGACTACAGATCCACGTAGGCCAGAAACACTTGAGGAGCATGACTCTGGTTCAGATGAATCTGCTTCTGTGGAAGGAACAGCAGTCTTCCGATGGCTCCTTGTTATTGGACGAGTGTCCATAGCTTTAGTGACAGATACAGTAGAACTGCATGACTCAGGCCCTGAgggatcatcatcatcatcctttgTGGCCTCTTTTGCAGCCGCTGTCAGAACACATTTCCTCAGGCTGCGCCGAGCTGTGCGAGAATGGGTTATGGACACCTCAGATGAGCAAGATTCAACTTCTGATGCCTCGTCCTGTACCGTGGGCTTCCCCCTGACCGCAGTTCTCCGTCGGGTTCTAGGTGTCACCTGTACTTCAGAAACTACAGAACAGCAGGACTCGGACTCAGAAACATCAGCTTCATGGGTAGAGTTTGGTTGCTTTTTGTCAGCAAGGAGACGTGTGGATCTTCTAATGTCACGAATTGGCAGACTTGCTGTGGAGGAAGAGGGAGTACTGTCATCCTTCAGCTCATCTGGCTGGGAGTCACCAACAAATTCGGATTGAGACTGATTTTCTTCCATTAGCGTTCTTCGGCGTGTGCTTCTGGTTGAAGGAGTAGGCCGCTGTGAGAACAAGAACATTTGCTTTGGATTATTCAAGGACTACTtcgaagaatttttttttatagatatttgaATTGATATGCactaaaatctaaatactaatcaTACACGACCAATCAATTTACTAACCCAATCTGTAATATTACTTTAAGTTAGAATAATAGCTATTTAGTAAACAAACATTATAAAGTTATAGCTGGATTATTTACAAAACGAAAAGAAACTTAATACAGAAATAAAAGTAGACATTGCTCAGTGATGGACTGACAGTTTATAATTTAAAGGTTGCATAAGGTTTGTTTAATAAAGCGGCAAGCTCTCGCTCATAGCCCATATGGAAGGGACTTAAACTGTTATTCGTCAGCTGGCTGAAAAAGGGAGTCCATGTTAAATTGACTCtgcatgttaaaatgcccaaattTAGAGCATAAAAagcatgtttacagcctggttcaaaaaatgattttggtctatattgctaattttgcccttcataaCAACTGTGAGGGGGTCATGGAACGCACTGGTGACCTATCATATCTGCGCGAACAGGGTGCGCAGAAGTATGGAAATGCATACATTGATAGGCAAGGTAGGGCAGCCAATCGTAGCCCTCGATCCGAGTGCTAGAACTTTTTGAGAAgggactttcaaccagcataactaAAACGCTTTTGAACCAAACTACCTACCCtgaatttaaacatatttatattaattacacatattctggtatttttttttccactagGGATACTGCTTTAACAGTTCTACTTATATAACATAACCTAATGACATACATTTTTATCAGAAGGAGTGACGTTATTTATGGTCACTGTAAAGAAAACTAACATAATTCTAACATATATGGCGTGGGGTGGCTAGATGTCCTTCCTAACAGGAGCATCACACATGGTGAGACTGCAGACCAAAGCTACACGTGCAGCCTGCCTTGTTTAGTAACATAAGTGCCAAGTGAAGGAAGAATGCAAAACAGGCGACATAAAAATATTAACGGACACCATTAGCTAATTGAATATGAACGTGATTTGTTAGTCCAACAGGCTTCACACACTTGCTCGGGCATGTGTGGACACATGCGGCGACTCATCTTTGCATTAAAGTACATACAATGCTGCAATTACAAGCACACACTGACGCTTGCGGACAATATGTGGACTAATACTAACCTACTTTATAACACTAACGTTACATACCGTGGCTCCAGAGTTTTCATCGCTAGTATCTTTCACAGGGGAGCCCACGCGTGTTCCTCTCCTGGTGGCCACCATCTTGCCACTATAATGACTCTAGACGCACTTCCGCTTTCAAGACGCGTGGCTACTGGAGTGCGCAGGCGTAACTAATCGATGCAAGAAAGCATCGCTGAGCAGGGGCCAGGTGCAGAAACAGACACCGAGTTTCTAATTTCATCAAATAATAGGAAGTCAAGAGGTAATCTGACTTACTTTTAGGATTCAAATTATACCATTCTCTCTTTTTATAACTGACTTTTTATGACTGACCAGTTTTGAAGAAAACATTttgtatatgacttttttttaagtCTAGTCTAAGCGGTTTATGCAACTGACCCCAGCTATGAGTGTGAGATTTGAGTTGCAAGTGATGATATGGATTTGTGTCTTGATTTTACCTTCTAACCAGTTGTGCTCTTGACAgacactataaaaaataattaattcatacattcatttataataataattataaagaaattgaaatgtaaaaacctTTGTTTTCGCTAAGGATATTGTGTAACTCTAACATATATACACTGAAATGAATGAAATCCAATGCCGGGATTTTCGCTGGGACAAATTATTTTCCTTCAAGTGTGGAATTTATCATTGTTTTATATACAACGAATTAATGCCGTTCATGCCATGCATGATAACAGCCTCTCATACAGttacatatttgaaaataaaatttttctCAGATAAGCAAAGTATTTTGTTTACTATGGGATGCTAAAGAGACAAAATCAACCATTGACAACTGGTAAAAACATTTACTAAACATTCCAAGCAAAGCATCAatcaatatatattaaataaacttaaaacacCAGCAGGGCTTAATATTTGATATTCAATTTAGAAGTAAGAAAAATCTACAATCTACACTCTTTAAAAAGTGTGcagttaacattttaaaattcaacAGATAACAAATCTTCACCAAAATCAAAGGGGCAATGATTTACAAAACAACTTTTGGTATGTGAAGCATCTAAATCTGCTGTCCCATCAACCactgttttatattaaattttgacCCTTTTGATAAATACCAAGAATTAAACCACGCCAGGtcataaaaggtaaataaataaataaaaaaataaaaaaaatcagacaaaAGAGGCACTTTGCATTTATCTACAAGAACAGACAGCTATCTTAATATTCTAAACCATGAGGGAAAATGAGTTGGATtaattttttgttcatttgaaaCTTCGAAAACTACCTGTAAATTATCCATCATAGATGTAGTAGCTCCCTGAATTAAGTGGAATAAATTTCAGTAAacgaaaaaaaactaaaaaccctGTTCAAAGTGGACATGTTAATGGTCGTTGCTCTTTTGAGCATGAACAATGTAGCCTTTTGCTTTAATGATGCCTCTGCTCTTGACAAAGATGGAGTACCGTAAGACCCACTCCAGCCTCCAATTGGCTGCCTGCAGGTCCTTACTGCTCCCCTGCACTGCTTCCTGAAAGCCTGCTGCACTGATTAGCTCTAGACACAAAGAAAGATTGGCATCATTAGATTCCTGTGCTGTTGCGCATGCTGTTTTATAATTAAACTGCACAGTCGGTTCATGCACAGTCATTGAGCGCAATGAATCAGCATAAAATGCACACCTTTGGGGTCATTGTGCATAAGCAATTGTATGTCAAACTCTTTAGCAAATGCAGTGAGGTCTGGAGGCATCACACAGCACAAGGCCAGATTCACCTGATTACTGCTCGGCTTTACCTGCATAGCATGAAAGAGCACCAAATacattgtaaattatacattattcTGTTATGTTGCAGAAAAAAATACACACTCATCGCAGACCTGAGTCCAGTTATAAAGCTGCTCTAAGAGAGTTTTGTCCAAGTCCGACGTGCCGATGGCAGCGATCTTCTGGCTATGCACAAGACTTTCCAGCTCCTCCCACAGCGGCTGCAGGTGGGTCAGTGTCTGCGCCTCACCCTCGGGGAGAGGAGGTGGAGCAATGATCACAGAATCCAACTGAGATACACCTAATGAAAGACAAGCTGAACAACAcagagaagaggagaaggagggTTATTGTCAAAACAATTGCATATTCACAAACAATGCCATTCAATTGGGCAAGGGTGCATTAATTCGATAAGTGTTATCATTACAAGTGTAATGTAAagagttttatatatttacatatatttactatatatttatttcaaataaatgatgttctttttaactctctattaatcaaagaatcctgaaataatgtATCATGTTAtataacgtatatatatatatataagcaattatccaattacaaattattatattaattaattatggatcATAATTAACATATAATGTGATACCTTTGTTTAGAGACtactaattttaatatatttcttagAGCTTTAACGTCTAAAATACACTCTTGGTATGATCAATTCAGTTAGTTTAAGGTAAGAAAAAGTTATTATACATGATCAGTTTTAACTAataactaattaataataatattaatgtatatgGCATCACATTAAGCTGAACTTACCCATGTCCACTGCACTTCTGATGGATGAATGGTCCGACTCAGTGAGAAAAAGCTttactgtaaagacatttaaacatatttaataacaAGCACATGCACTGCAATAGCATTATTTCATGCACTAAGGATCAGTAATCCTCACCAGACACCTTCAGCTCCTCTCTCTCCTCCGGGGTGATGGCATCTGTGTTTTCTGAAACAGTACAGTCCAGAACACTGGGAAGCTCCTgaagaagaaaaacagaattgcaaaacTTTGCTATCATGGAAAGTATCCAGTTAGTGGATTATGCATTATagttccatatttttttttttggcaatctTGTGTCTATGAAATGGACTTTACTTTGCATCTGAAAACATTAGAAAACCATGTTAATGGACTGCCTGAAAGGAATGCATCAATAAGCCTTTACTCAAACCTTTACTCTCTACTTGCTGAGCTCTAAGGTAGATTCACCGACAATGGCAGAAAGAGCCAGAGCAGAGGCACAGCGGACCCTTGCCATTAACAATCACCCGAACAACTGTCTGATTACATCATGCAAAACTTTAACATGTCAAAAATGGCATTTGTTTAGCTTAAAGCtgatttctttttcactttctcaCTGAGTGTCATGCAAGCTCTTACAGAATAAAGAGATGACGGCATTGTGGCAAACCACTCGCTCAATGTGTCTTGGATGCAGTCTTTAAGCTGTgaattcagaataaaaaaaaaacatgttaaaacaggCTACAATTCGAATATTatgaaacataaaaacaacatttcGGCAGCTTTCACTAACCATTTCTTAATATTCATAGGCAAAGACACTTTTGGCGCTGTAGGCTTTTTCAGAAAAGTTGAATATAAAAAAAGTGCATCATTTAATTATGGCTACCAATAGCTGGTAAAAGTGcattaaattcaaggcattgaaaAACACATATCTTCCATTTACACCTGACCCTCAAACACAAGCACTCTCTCTTctttctacttgttttctttttattataaaaagtgtgcgtgcgtgtgtgtgtgtgtacaaaattcataaagagaaaaaagtaacatgaaataaaatgaaaaatatagaaatgtcctgttatatacactactgttgagAGGGGAAAAAAGTCCCATCAATACATCATTAACATATTCTAGCATAATCTTACAATACTATCTTCACATACACAACATTACTGATCCACTTGTGTGGACTTGAACAATAAGCtgcatttttataatgttttttttagagaGGTTTTAGCCTGTGAATATAAAATGCACAGTAATTTGTTAGTTATCTGCTGAGATTCGAGAACTTTCTGATGAAAATCTACATCAGCATGACATTGCATCATCCTTTATtccagcatgttcggtcaggtcaGGTCAGATTTAATTATGTACACCTCTATTATTAAGTGTTACTAGGCAGAAGCATTGCTTGTATGCAACAATAACCCTGATCATTTGAACGTGAATGCAACAACAGTGCAATGCATTGCAATTTATCATACCACATTTTGCTTACAGTGGCATGTCATGAGCAGCACGAGGCAAACGAGCCACTGACGTCAATAATGGAAGAAGACGGATCTGTTATTGTGAGCCGAGTCGATCTTAATGAATCAACTGAACCGATTCCAAAGCTTTCGACTGTATGGTGGGAGTCATGCCGGAACATAAAGAAACATATCACCATTTTTTTTCGAACAGCAATGACAATATATCGAGGATATGGTTAATCATTACAAAATCCATATACAACACAAGTGTACACAAAATCCAGCGTCTACAACGCATAATTTAGAACCTATATTGAAAACATACGTATGATCTATTTTTAAGCGTTCGTATATAATATGAAGAAATCCAAAAACACGAGTGACGTCtcaaaaaaaaaacggtttggtGAATGAACCGTTCGCCGGAGCCGATGCTCAAAAAAGATTCGGACTTCACAAAAGCAACGACAACcgtataaacataaatattgggGTGACGGTGGCTAAACTCCTCCACCAAACAATATCATACTATAAAACATGCTATGCCTTTGCTGCCAAAATGGACCAAGATGCACTGAGCACCGCAGACTCATGTCACTTACCTCCTCGCTAGGTGAAGACGGACATTTCTTCTTAAGTCGACTGCGGTTGACTAAATTCCCCGTGTGAAGCTTCAGGGTTGTCGCGTGATTAAAAAGCAGCTTCGCATTTACATGAGGCTCCATTGCTCCGTAAAATCGGTGACTAGAAACAAATGTTGTCAATATGTAATAATTAACCGTAGAATAGCCTCGGGTAcaatttccctctctctctcgagTACACTAAACAGTGTAGTATGACTTTGCACTTGTAGTTCATTCAAGTAGAGAGGAGGTTAGAGCAGAGAGTTTCACGCACACATGGAAAACCTGGCGAGGATCAGCCCAAAGTGGATCGGATGagtaatt
Protein-coding sequences here:
- the LOC128018849 gene encoding glutamate--cysteine ligase regulatory subunit, which gives rise to MEPHVNAKLLFNHATTLKLHTGNLVNRSRLKKKCPSSPSEELKDCIQDTLSEWFATMPSSLYSELPSVLDCTVSENTDAITPEEREELKVSVKLFLTESDHSSIRSAVDMACLSLGVSQLDSVIIAPPPLPEGEAQTLTHLQPLWEELESLVHSQKIAAIGTSDLDKTLLEQLYNWTQVKPSSNQVNLALCCVMPPDLTAFAKEFDIQLLMHNDPKELISAAGFQEAVQGSSKDLQAANWRLEWVLRYSIFVKSRGIIKAKGYIVHAQKSNDH
- the LOC128018848 gene encoding deoxynucleotidyltransferase terminal-interacting protein 2; the encoded protein is MVATRRGTRVGSPVKDTSDENSGATRPTPSTRSTRRRTLMEENQSQSEFVGDSQPDELKDDSTPSSSTASLPIRDIRRSTRLLADKKQPNSTHEADVSESESCCSVVSEVQVTPRTRRRTAVRGKPTVQDEASEVESCSSEVSITHSRTARRSLRKCVLTAAAKEATKDDDDDPSGPESCSSTVSVTKAMDTRPITRSHRKTAVPSTEADSSEPESCSSSVSGLRGSVVRRSTRNQKVKPTEPIPLSFEETTDTPSSPVSRTRRHRHQTVDDEKNDSDGYKSGPSMSPWRSTRRQPKPDTLVGESDSESVATDVCTSQGSPSHQRGRGTPCSSRTGSASSSRAVPVTRTRSKAKVASDVGDTITTAADMPEEPGKGLEPHHESIPVPDGDIAEDTVDQLDSTITMDTSKAQECTMIEEGAEHTTVVLDQVEAIEMQEPKRSMQDVEPVEDSGTETLTLQEEGVVEPTLEDPVPAVVEQHEDKVDCEKKGVIVYEEANDTVKTTESDLEGPSTSSHTETNLTITEETSKKSPPQKQMISLLDSSDDEDSADEGLSSEEEGCSNKAEDVQSDDDVMCPDGNQVSGEAEAHGNGLFVIDTKPGLQSEDQYYVDSKQTEEEDEEDFVDEDEDDDDDEDSKVLFAPKKPLMQLSSAIDTGLKMKELGGLYISFDGNNKPKSLSKSSKSQKDLNDPDELLKKSVIVPDFEKKDAVPPYSESRHAAKLKRKAEREKTTGDGWFNMRAPELTEELKNDLKALKMRSAMDPKRFYKKNDREGFPKYFQVGTVVDNPVDFYSSRIPKKQRKRTIVEELLADAEFRSYNKKKYQEIMAEKAAHGAGKMNKKKHMFHKKKINK